Proteins from a single region of Crocosphaera sp. UHCC 0190:
- the dprA gene encoding DNA-processing protein DprA — MQEDSAYWLAWSNISGVGPVLLKRIWQQFGTLKTAWETSPENLGQVEGLGLKLINTIKQQRSQSNPSELLEKHQQKNPQFWTPADPNYPRLLLETPSPPPLLYYQGQPDLAENQGNTPLIGIVGTRYPTEHGRRWTQKITVALVKHGFTVVSGMAAGIDGVAHQTCLDAGGRTIAVLGTGVDVVYPSSHQQLHKTIQQKGLIVSEYPSGTPGDRRHFPARNRIIAGLSRAVLVMEAPEKSGALITARYANEFCRDVYTLPNSPDVIQAKGCLRLIHHGAEMILTEEELLEMLGAIPNLNQPQQLSLFESPSPQSLPKLEPDLLKIFQVITNEGKSFDTIVQETGLNTPQVSGGLLQLELEGLITQLPGMRYQKKS; from the coding sequence TTGCAAGAAGACAGTGCTTACTGGTTAGCTTGGTCAAACATTTCTGGAGTGGGGCCAGTGTTACTTAAACGAATCTGGCAACAGTTTGGAACCTTAAAAACTGCTTGGGAAACCTCTCCAGAAAACCTAGGACAAGTTGAAGGCTTAGGACTCAAATTAATTAATACCATTAAACAACAGCGATCGCAATCAAATCCATCAGAATTATTAGAGAAACATCAACAAAAAAACCCGCAATTCTGGACACCTGCTGACCCAAATTATCCCCGTCTTTTATTAGAAACTCCTAGCCCACCCCCCCTATTATATTATCAAGGACAGCCAGATTTAGCCGAAAATCAAGGAAATACACCCTTAATTGGTATTGTTGGCACTCGTTACCCCACAGAACATGGTCGTCGGTGGACTCAGAAAATCACTGTGGCCCTTGTTAAACATGGCTTTACGGTGGTTTCGGGGATGGCTGCAGGAATTGATGGAGTAGCCCATCAAACTTGTTTAGACGCAGGAGGAAGAACTATTGCTGTGTTAGGAACGGGGGTAGATGTGGTTTATCCCAGTAGTCATCAACAACTACATAAAACTATTCAACAAAAAGGATTAATTGTGAGTGAATATCCCTCTGGAACTCCAGGTGATCGCCGTCATTTTCCTGCCAGAAATCGAATTATTGCGGGGTTAAGTCGGGCAGTTTTAGTAATGGAAGCACCGGAAAAATCTGGGGCATTAATTACTGCTCGTTATGCTAACGAATTTTGTCGAGATGTTTATACTTTGCCCAATTCTCCTGATGTTATCCAGGCAAAAGGTTGTTTAAGATTAATTCATCATGGGGCAGAAATGATTCTTACAGAAGAAGAATTATTAGAGATGTTGGGAGCGATTCCTAATCTTAATCAACCTCAACAATTATCACTATTTGAATCACCAAGTCCCCAATCTTTACCGAAGTTAGAACCCGATTTATTAAAGATATTTCAAGTCATTACCAATGAAGGGAAATCCTTTGATACAATTGTTCAAGAAACAGGTTTAAATACCCCACAAGTTTCTGGGGGATTGTTACAATTAGAACTAGAAGGATTAATTACTCAGTTGCCAGGAATGCGTTATCAAAAAAAGTCATAA
- a CDS encoding 2-hydroxyacid dehydrogenase yields MKVAVFSTEPHDRHFLDLANQSMNTNHELVYFDTRLEPKTASLAEGFPAICAFVNDDLGQETLKNLASHGIKLIALRCTGYNNVDLKTAAELGIKVVRVTAYSPYSVAELAIGLILMLNRKLYKAYNRVRDDNFSLTGLLGFDLHGRTVGIIGTGKIGVIFAKIMQGFGCHLLGYDPYPNPQFKAFENTHYVDLPELLANSDIISLHCPLTPENYHLINETTIEQMKNGMMLINTSRGQLIDTKAVITGIKSGKIGYLGIDVYEQEDDIFFKDLSGTIIQDDTFQLLQSFPNVVITSHQGYFTENALNDITTTTINSLTEFEEGKPLSNEVKNH; encoded by the coding sequence ATGAAAGTCGCCGTATTTAGTACCGAACCCCATGATCGTCATTTTCTTGACCTAGCGAATCAGTCTATGAATACCAATCATGAATTAGTTTATTTTGATACTCGCTTAGAACCCAAGACGGCCTCTTTAGCTGAGGGTTTTCCTGCTATTTGTGCCTTTGTTAATGATGATCTTGGTCAGGAAACTTTAAAAAATTTGGCATCTCATGGGATAAAATTAATTGCCTTACGGTGTACGGGATATAATAATGTAGACTTAAAAACGGCTGCTGAACTGGGAATAAAAGTAGTTCGGGTTACGGCTTATTCTCCTTATTCTGTGGCAGAATTGGCTATAGGATTAATTTTAATGTTAAATCGTAAACTTTATAAAGCTTATAATCGTGTTCGGGATGATAATTTTTCTTTAACTGGATTATTAGGATTTGATCTTCATGGTCGAACAGTGGGTATTATTGGAACGGGTAAAATTGGCGTAATTTTTGCCAAAATTATGCAAGGATTTGGTTGTCATTTACTAGGATATGATCCCTATCCTAATCCTCAATTTAAAGCTTTTGAAAATACTCACTATGTCGATTTACCTGAATTATTAGCCAATTCAGATATTATTTCCTTACACTGTCCTTTGACCCCTGAAAACTATCATTTGATTAATGAAACAACTATAGAGCAGATGAAAAATGGCATGATGTTAATTAATACCAGTCGCGGTCAATTAATTGACACAAAAGCTGTGATAACTGGCATTAAATCAGGAAAAATTGGTTACTTAGGAATTGACGTTTATGAGCAAGAAGATGACATCTTTTTTAAAGATTTATCTGGTACAATTATTCAAGATGATACATTTCAATTACTCCAATCTTTCCCCAATGTAGTAATTACCTCCCATCAAGGTTATTTTACCGAAAATGCCCTTAATGATATTACCACGACTACTATTAACAGCCTAACAGAATTTGAGGAAGGAAAACCCCTGAGCAATGAAGTCAAAAATCATTAA
- a CDS encoding FTR1 family iron permease, with protein sequence MDLSAALPTFVVTLREGFEASLVVGIVLACLKKVQQTKLNRWVYQGISGGIVASVMVGFLLGGILQGVNTYQSPYTPVIKECLAASFGLVAILMLSWMLIWMTQQGKSLKAEVEQGIQAALIQKNGAGKGIFLLVFIAVLREGFETVLFVVAKFQAGWQTSTIGAVTGLTTAAILGFLLFQLGIKINIRLFFKVMGIFLLLVVGGLVIGVLKHLNLTIIFLSQLDPSFATWCIFPGDSCILGPLIWDGTEILPDKQFPGIILKSLFGYRQNLYLGQIIIYILFLISVGTLYFRSLSPSSTLKTIPQKSVENLN encoded by the coding sequence ATGGATTTAAGTGCTGCTTTACCTACTTTTGTTGTGACCTTAAGAGAGGGATTTGAAGCCTCATTAGTGGTAGGAATTGTCCTAGCTTGCTTAAAAAAAGTCCAACAAACCAAACTTAATCGCTGGGTATATCAAGGCATTAGCGGCGGTATTGTTGCTAGTGTTATGGTGGGTTTTTTATTAGGAGGAATTCTCCAAGGTGTTAACACCTATCAGAGTCCCTATACCCCAGTCATTAAAGAATGTTTAGCCGCATCGTTTGGTTTAGTTGCCATCTTGATGTTAAGTTGGATGTTGATTTGGATGACTCAACAAGGCAAGTCTTTAAAAGCAGAAGTAGAACAAGGTATTCAAGCAGCCTTAATCCAAAAAAATGGAGCCGGAAAGGGAATATTTTTGTTAGTGTTTATCGCGGTTTTAAGAGAAGGATTTGAAACTGTTTTATTTGTTGTTGCTAAATTTCAAGCAGGATGGCAAACTTCCACTATTGGAGCAGTAACTGGATTAACAACGGCTGCAATTTTAGGATTTCTCTTATTTCAACTCGGTATTAAAATTAATATTCGTCTCTTTTTTAAAGTGATGGGAATTTTCTTACTCTTAGTAGTAGGAGGATTAGTGATTGGGGTATTAAAACATCTTAACCTGACAATTATTTTTCTCTCTCAACTTGATCCCAGTTTTGCTACTTGGTGTATTTTTCCTGGAGATTCTTGTATTTTGGGGCCGTTAATTTGGGACGGGACAGAAATTTTACCAGACAAACAATTTCCAGGTATTATTTTAAAATCCTTGTTTGGCTATCGACAAAACTTGTATTTAGGACAAATTATTATTTATATTTTATTTTTAATCAGCGTTGGAACCTTATATTTTAGAAGCCTATCCCCATCATCAACTCTCAAAACAATTCCTCAGAAATCTGTGGAGAATCTTAATTAA
- a CDS encoding tetratricopeptide repeat protein, translating into MKSRIIRQGLIIFVNCFGWFILSANAQIKVKQNYIHPIIIAHYDVDELEEVEKTIQENPNSAEAYLKRGLIRSHSQEDFAGAIADFTHVIDLEPSAEVYNYRGTAYFWLQQYQNALEDYQRAIALDQNLAIAYYNRAYVYLELGNKAGAIADFRQGAILSQEQGDSLSYQQALDLIQDLEIGKKKSEIMNQQTMTN; encoded by the coding sequence ATGAAATCTAGAATCATCAGACAAGGTTTAATTATTTTCGTTAACTGCTTTGGTTGGTTTATTCTATCAGCAAATGCCCAAATTAAAGTCAAACAAAATTATATTCATCCCATCATTATCGCTCATTATGATGTCGATGAATTGGAAGAAGTTGAGAAAACGATTCAAGAGAATCCAAATAGTGCAGAGGCTTATTTAAAACGGGGTTTAATTCGTAGTCACTCTCAAGAAGATTTTGCAGGAGCAATTGCAGATTTCACTCATGTTATTGACCTAGAACCTAGCGCAGAGGTTTATAATTATCGAGGAACTGCTTATTTTTGGTTACAACAATATCAAAACGCTTTAGAAGACTATCAACGAGCAATCGCCCTTGATCAAAACTTAGCGATCGCCTATTATAATCGAGCTTATGTTTACTTAGAATTAGGCAATAAAGCAGGAGCAATTGCTGATTTTCGTCAAGGGGCAATTCTATCTCAAGAACAAGGAGATTCTCTTTCTTATCAACAAGCTTTAGACTTAATTCAAGACTTAGAAATAGGCAAGAAAAAATCAGAAATCATGAATCAGCAAACTATGACTAATTAG
- a CDS encoding HTTM domain-containing protein has product MNQRLNIHNYYQNFLWLFKRFNFFKLKELLGLDLRSLALFRFFLGLLIIIDLINRAQDIKAHYTESGVFRLAALTNEFSGRWFWSLHFINGTVFFQGILFLIAGLFAFFLLIGYRTRLVTIISWLFLISLQNRNQMILSAGDTELLLLLFWGMFLPLGAYYSVDNALNLYAKNLPKRILSGATIALTLQICFIYWFAAFFKMKSESWEKGLAVYNSLNADYIVTSFGAFLRHFPTLLMIFTFATIWLELLGPFLLFIPIKNNYFRYLATFMFISLHLSFGIVFRLGLFPLIGATAWLALLPSELWESINNRLKTSKYQQLKIYYDQKCKSSKKLLCLFSTFLFLSDIPLIPAQNNPEVFKSLKSENSWVVIDDQGKQHFQFKAIIYLSRFSPLSKILASLLKCYPLQWIGRKIFNNQLLTNPLITRNLKFHEFKVNSSWSTNVIALCLILIIFFWNIRSLNPSKVKLPQTIKEIVYSLNLIQKWDMFSEPTGAAEWYVIPGQLKDGTKIDVFRDGKPIIWEKPDLNFAAFKNMRWRKYLTRLNSKNYEKHRLYYGKYLCFRWNSKHQGDKQLNNFKIYYLSQKIKSKDQSSKINRIFLWKHSCFK; this is encoded by the coding sequence ATGAATCAAAGATTAAATATTCACAATTATTATCAAAATTTTCTGTGGTTATTCAAACGGTTTAATTTTTTCAAACTTAAGGAATTACTCGGACTTGACTTACGTTCTCTTGCCTTGTTCCGATTTTTTTTAGGCTTATTAATTATAATCGATTTAATTAATCGCGCTCAAGATATTAAAGCCCATTATACAGAATCTGGCGTTTTTCGTTTAGCAGCACTCACTAATGAATTTTCTGGTCGCTGGTTTTGGTCTTTACATTTTATCAATGGCACCGTTTTTTTTCAAGGAATTCTCTTTTTAATTGCTGGATTATTTGCCTTTTTTTTACTAATTGGTTATCGAACTCGACTGGTTACAATTATATCATGGTTATTTTTGATCTCGCTTCAGAACCGCAATCAGATGATCTTGAGTGCGGGAGATACAGAACTTCTTTTACTACTATTTTGGGGTATGTTTCTACCTTTAGGAGCTTATTACTCTGTAGATAATGCCCTTAATTTATACGCGAAAAATTTACCTAAAAGAATTCTTTCTGGGGCAACAATAGCTTTAACATTACAAATTTGTTTTATTTATTGGTTTGCTGCCTTTTTTAAGATGAAATCAGAATCATGGGAGAAAGGGTTAGCTGTTTATAATTCTTTAAATGCTGATTATATAGTCACCTCTTTCGGGGCTTTTCTGCGTCATTTTCCAACCTTATTAATGATTTTTACTTTTGCTACTATTTGGTTAGAATTATTGGGGCCATTTCTATTATTTATTCCTATCAAAAACAATTATTTTCGCTACCTAGCAACCTTTATGTTCATCTCATTACACCTAAGTTTTGGCATAGTATTTAGGTTAGGACTATTTCCCTTAATTGGTGCGACAGCTTGGTTAGCATTGTTACCAAGTGAATTATGGGAAAGCATTAATAATAGACTTAAAACTTCCAAATATCAGCAATTAAAAATTTACTATGATCAGAAATGTAAAAGTAGTAAAAAATTATTGTGTTTATTTAGTACATTCCTCTTTTTATCAGACATTCCCTTAATTCCAGCCCAGAATAATCCAGAAGTTTTCAAATCATTAAAGTCAGAAAATTCTTGGGTCGTTATTGATGATCAAGGAAAGCAACATTTTCAGTTTAAAGCAATTATTTATCTCAGTCGCTTTTCTCCCTTATCAAAAATTTTAGCTTCTCTTCTAAAATGCTATCCCCTACAATGGATAGGAAGAAAAATATTCAACAATCAACTTTTAACTAATCCCCTAATAACTAGGAATTTAAAGTTTCATGAATTCAAAGTAAATTCATCGTGGTCAACCAATGTTATTGCTTTATGTTTAATCTTAATTATCTTTTTTTGGAATATCAGAAGTCTTAATCCTTCAAAGGTAAAACTTCCACAAACCATCAAAGAAATTGTCTATAGTTTAAATTTAATCCAAAAATGGGATATGTTTTCTGAACCTACTGGTGCCGCAGAATGGTACGTTATTCCTGGTCAACTTAAAGATGGCACAAAAATTGATGTTTTTCGAGATGGAAAACCGATTATCTGGGAGAAACCAGATCTCAACTTCGCAGCATTTAAAAATATGCGGTGGCGTAAATATTTAACCCGTCTTAATAGTAAAAATTATGAAAAACATCGTCTTTATTATGGTAAATATCTTTGTTTTCGCTGGAATAGTAAACATCAAGGAGATAAACAACTTAATAACTTCAAAATTTATTATCTCAGCCAGAAGATTAAGTCCAAGGATCAATCTTCTAAAATAAATCGCATTTTTTTATGGAAACACAGTTGTTTTAAATAA
- the tyrS gene encoding tyrosine--tRNA ligase — translation MSPVTISKSLNWLYRGTREIFPNQPDSNHPEENLVKLLEQCDRPLRVKLGIDPTGTDIHLGHSIPFRKLRAFQDAGHTAVVIIGDFTAQIGDPTGKSEVRKQLTSQQVKDNAKSYLDQLRPILDFDTPGRLEIRYNSEWLTDLNLAKIQELLATMTVGQMLAKEGFSERYKQENPIFLHEFLYPLMQGYDSVMIDADVELGGTDQKFNIAVGRDLQRYFDKKPQFGLLLPILIGTDGTQKMSKSLNNYVGLREDELSMYSKLEKTPDALIKDYFELLTNLSLETLPENPRECQKQLAIEIVSQFHGKEAALMAQKTAEDLVKNKSTASTDAVPEYELSKIEFPAKLFYILSASGLCGSSGEGRRQIQGGAVRLDGEKVTDVNLSFDSPEQLKNKVLQVGKKKFIKLV, via the coding sequence ATGTCCCCTGTAACTATTTCTAAATCCCTTAATTGGTTGTATCGAGGAACTAGGGAAATTTTTCCTAATCAACCAGACTCAAATCACCCTGAAGAAAACCTAGTAAAATTGTTAGAGCAATGCGATCGCCCCTTAAGAGTTAAACTAGGAATTGACCCCACAGGGACAGATATTCACTTAGGCCATAGTATCCCTTTTCGCAAGTTACGGGCTTTTCAAGATGCGGGCCATACAGCCGTGGTCATTATTGGAGATTTTACCGCACAAATTGGCGACCCGACCGGAAAATCAGAAGTCCGTAAACAATTAACTTCCCAACAAGTTAAAGATAATGCAAAAAGTTATCTTGATCAACTCCGTCCCATTTTAGATTTTGATACCCCAGGACGGTTAGAAATTCGCTATAATTCTGAATGGTTAACTGACTTAAATTTAGCTAAAATTCAAGAATTGTTAGCCACAATGACTGTGGGGCAAATGTTAGCAAAAGAAGGATTTTCTGAACGCTATAAACAAGAAAATCCGATCTTTCTTCATGAATTTTTATATCCTTTGATGCAGGGTTATGATTCAGTGATGATCGATGCAGATGTGGAGTTGGGAGGAACGGATCAAAAGTTTAATATTGCTGTTGGTCGAGACTTACAAAGATACTTTGATAAAAAGCCTCAATTTGGTTTGTTATTGCCGATTTTAATTGGCACTGATGGCACACAAAAGATGTCAAAATCCCTCAATAATTATGTGGGTTTACGAGAAGATGAGTTATCAATGTATTCTAAATTAGAAAAAACCCCTGATGCTTTGATCAAGGATTATTTTGAACTATTGACTAATTTATCTTTAGAAACATTACCGGAAAATCCGAGGGAATGTCAAAAGCAATTAGCTATCGAAATTGTGTCTCAATTTCATGGGAAAGAAGCAGCATTAATGGCACAAAAGACTGCTGAAGATTTAGTCAAAAATAAAAGCACTGCGTCAACAGATGCAGTTCCAGAATATGAATTATCAAAGATTGAATTTCCCGCCAAATTATTCTACATTTTAAGTGCTAGTGGACTCTGTGGTAGTAGTGGGGAAGGAAGACGACAAATACAAGGAGGTGCAGTGCGTTTAGATGGGGAAAAAGTGACAGATGTTAATCTCAGTTTTGACAGTCCTGAACAACTTAAAAATAAAGTCTTACAAGTAGGTAAGAAAAAGTTTATTAAGTTAGTATAA
- a CDS encoding ferritin-like domain-containing protein: MRELEREKTIEILNTIMEYELAGVVRYTHYSLMVTGPNRIPIVQFFQQQATESLLHAQQVGEILTGLEGHPSLKIAPMEESHEHSLHTILTESLNHEGKALELYKLLLTAVQDASIYIEEFARGMIGQEEVHNIELKKMLRDYV; this comes from the coding sequence ATGAGAGAACTCGAACGCGAAAAAACCATTGAAATTCTCAACACCATCATGGAATATGAATTAGCTGGTGTTGTGCGCTACACTCATTATTCCTTAATGGTAACAGGCCCCAATCGTATTCCTATTGTACAATTTTTCCAACAACAAGCCACAGAATCCCTGCTTCATGCTCAACAAGTCGGAGAAATTCTCACAGGATTAGAAGGACATCCTAGCTTAAAAATTGCTCCGATGGAAGAAAGTCATGAGCATAGCTTGCACACAATTTTAACCGAAAGTCTTAACCATGAAGGGAAAGCTTTAGAATTGTATAAATTGCTTTTAACAGCAGTACAAGATGCGAGTATCTACATCGAAGAATTTGCACGGGGAATGATTGGTCAAGAAGAAGTTCATAACATTGAACTCAAGAAAATGTTACGAGATTATGTATAA
- a CDS encoding ABC transporter substrate-binding protein has translation MSSWTCDGVPKDGKQYPGASPHTPQQNTGPDCIICGLPQEAMQPGKTGNKPAKTVVAGSSSNGTPAWLVPVMIVVALLLIGGGVGSYLLLKPKNQPLESISSPSPTDTTVNPTQGENVSRGEQILLKPTPNKEAGAKAFEQKNWPEAIASYQTAVKEDPNDPEGLMYLNNSKAQKAGNPITIAVAVPTTISADSAAEILRGVAKYQTEYNQSSPPSGRLLEVAIIDSSDPMKAPNIAQEIINTADILGIVGYGIDPGSQAALKQYEQAGIAVLSPLTSSFNKTGGKPTLRTISVEQKGDELLVNYLQAVGKTLTQYASKQQPSPAIVLFSNPDSSYSQQLQQEIINSLPAVKGTVIEQIDINSPNFNPGDAISSAQQKGAKIAILALSKNQVTKAVEIAKANQNSASPLILMGGDELYNADILVKGGDAIAGMVLAVPWSFSPNDPFAKDAINSWKGRVSWRTATAYDATKALIDTVSKTPDRAAIAQAFNQGVILTDSTTNFNLFDEVPLVKAVKGNQGPKGSNYQFDPLK, from the coding sequence ATGAGTTCATGGACTTGTGATGGAGTCCCCAAAGACGGGAAGCAATATCCTGGGGCATCTCCCCACACTCCCCAACAAAACACCGGCCCTGACTGCATTATCTGCGGCTTACCCCAAGAAGCAATGCAGCCAGGAAAGACAGGCAATAAACCCGCTAAAACCGTTGTAGCAGGAAGTTCCAGTAACGGGACTCCAGCCTGGTTAGTGCCTGTTATGATTGTCGTGGCTCTCCTCTTGATAGGGGGTGGTGTCGGTTCATATCTACTGTTAAAACCCAAAAATCAACCCTTAGAATCTATTTCCTCCCCATCTCCTACCGATACCACCGTTAATCCCACCCAAGGGGAAAATGTCAGTCGGGGAGAACAAATCTTATTAAAACCAACTCCTAATAAAGAAGCAGGGGCCAAGGCCTTTGAACAAAAAAACTGGCCAGAAGCGATCGCCAGTTATCAAACCGCAGTCAAGGAAGATCCCAATGATCCTGAAGGACTGATGTATCTCAATAATTCTAAGGCCCAAAAAGCCGGAAATCCTATCACCATTGCGGTTGCTGTACCTACTACCATTAGTGCAGATTCTGCTGCGGAGATTTTGCGGGGAGTCGCCAAATATCAAACCGAATATAATCAGTCTTCACCCCCTTCAGGAAGGCTTTTAGAAGTGGCAATTATTGATAGTAGCGATCCCATGAAAGCCCCCAATATTGCTCAAGAAATTATTAATACAGCCGATATTTTAGGCATTGTTGGTTATGGCATTGATCCAGGTAGTCAAGCCGCTTTAAAACAGTATGAACAGGCAGGAATCGCCGTATTATCTCCATTAACAAGTAGTTTTAATAAGACTGGGGGAAAGCCAACGCTGAGAACCATTTCTGTGGAACAAAAAGGCGATGAGTTATTGGTGAATTATTTACAAGCAGTTGGCAAAACCTTGACCCAATATGCTAGTAAACAGCAACCCTCACCAGCCATTGTTCTTTTTTCTAATCCTGATAGTTCTTATAGTCAACAACTACAACAAGAAATTATTAATAGTTTACCCGCAGTTAAAGGTACTGTAATCGAACAAATTGATATTAATTCTCCTAATTTTAACCCTGGTGATGCCATAAGTAGCGCACAACAAAAGGGTGCAAAAATTGCTATTCTAGCCCTCAGTAAAAATCAAGTAACCAAAGCTGTAGAAATTGCCAAGGCAAATCAAAATAGTGCTTCTCCCTTAATATTAATGGGGGGAGATGAACTTTATAATGCTGATATTTTAGTTAAAGGAGGAGACGCGATCGCAGGGATGGTATTAGCTGTTCCTTGGAGTTTTAGTCCTAATGATCCCTTTGCCAAAGATGCCATTAATAGTTGGAAAGGTCGAGTAAGTTGGCGCACTGCCACCGCTTATGATGCCACAAAAGCCTTGATAGATACAGTTAGTAAAACCCCAGATCGAGCCGCAATTGCTCAAGCATTTAATCAAGGTGTTATCCTAACAGATAGTACCACAAATTTTAATCTATTTGATGAAGTTCCCCTAGTAAAAGCAGTTAAAGGAAATCAAGGGCCAAAAGGGTCAAATTATCAATTTGACCCCCTTAAATAG
- a CDS encoding alpha-hydroxy acid oxidase — translation MTQPINLFEYESLAKQKLSGMAWDYYRSGALDEITLRKNRTVFEQYQLYPKMLVDVSNIDLSTNILGQTLSMPIGVAPMAFQCLAHPQGERATAKVLSDLKTLLILSTLSTTSLEDVAACQSHNLRWFQLYIHRDKGLTKALVERAEKAGYTALCVTVDAPMMGRREADVRNQFTLPPHLQLANLVSLTNLAIPSTIGESGLFAYFQQQIDPSITWKDIDWLQSITKLPIVLKGILRADDARLAVENGVKAIIISNHGGRQLDGAIASLDALPHIVTAVGDKIDILMDGGIRRGTDIFKSLALGAKAVLIGRPILWGLAVDGEAGVNHILQLLKDELILAMALSGCPNIQEINNNFLIK, via the coding sequence ATGACTCAACCCATTAACCTGTTTGAATACGAATCCTTAGCCAAACAAAAACTTTCAGGAATGGCATGGGATTATTATCGTAGTGGTGCATTAGATGAAATTACCCTCAGAAAAAATAGAACAGTTTTTGAACAATATCAACTCTATCCTAAAATGTTAGTTGATGTGAGCAATATTGACTTATCAACTAATATTTTAGGGCAAACTTTATCAATGCCGATTGGGGTTGCACCTATGGCCTTTCAATGTTTAGCTCATCCTCAAGGTGAAAGAGCCACAGCAAAAGTGCTTTCTGATTTAAAAACGTTATTAATCCTCAGCACTTTATCAACCACCAGTTTAGAAGATGTTGCCGCTTGTCAATCTCATAATTTAAGATGGTTTCAATTGTATATTCATCGAGATAAAGGATTAACCAAAGCTTTAGTTGAAAGGGCAGAAAAAGCAGGTTATACTGCCTTATGTGTGACGGTAGATGCCCCCATGATGGGACGTAGAGAAGCAGATGTTAGGAATCAATTTACCTTACCACCACATTTACAATTAGCTAACTTGGTCAGTCTGACAAATTTAGCCATTCCCTCAACCATTGGTGAGTCAGGATTATTTGCTTATTTTCAACAACAAATTGATCCTAGTATCACATGGAAAGATATAGATTGGTTGCAATCTATCACTAAACTTCCTATTGTTTTAAAAGGAATTTTAAGGGCAGATGATGCCCGTTTAGCAGTTGAAAATGGAGTCAAAGCAATTATTATTTCTAATCACGGAGGACGACAATTAGACGGTGCGATCGCCTCTTTAGATGCCTTACCACACATTGTTACCGCAGTGGGTGATAAAATTGATATCCTAATGGATGGAGGAATTCGGCGAGGCACTGATATTTTTAAATCCTTAGCATTAGGCGCAAAAGCTGTATTAATTGGTCGTCCGATTTTATGGGGTTTAGCGGTTGATGGAGAAGCAGGGGTTAACCATATTTTACAACTCTTAAAAGATGAATTGATTTTAGCAATGGCCTTAAGCGGTTGTCCGAATATTCAAGAGATTAATAACAATTTTTTGATTAAATAA
- a CDS encoding all3515 family Zur-repressed PEP-CTERM protein, translated as MTFLKPATNILLGSPLVALSIFSTAEVTLAQAHFGHHHMVVGRDSLETFVSGTYAGLANPNYNHLSLLFPHTHEPPENSHFHGIGIYSYTGPFDSPTIIPTNTNNQLPEISFNLPPLQLVQGTGAFKGQMVSIKTEDNIFSDLTTKPVKHLADSLDDPYIAGVYHSGSDRWNTLLGDNATIAFELVYITPGLIFADSNGQTLLDSIGQQTEIGKGDDFAFKPYVYAPQLSETKNYSATLRLIDLNPNEGERLLQSGEFTINFQAVGVPEPSILLGLGVFGFAGLCSKKRQ; from the coding sequence ATGACTTTCTTAAAACCCGCTACTAACATTTTGTTAGGTTCTCCTTTAGTCGCATTATCTATTTTCTCTACTGCTGAAGTTACCTTGGCTCAGGCACATTTTGGTCATCATCATATGGTTGTGGGACGAGATAGTTTAGAAACCTTCGTTAGTGGGACATACGCAGGATTGGCAAACCCCAACTATAATCACCTGTCTTTGCTATTTCCCCATACCCATGAACCCCCAGAAAATAGTCACTTTCATGGTATTGGAATCTATAGTTATACTGGACCTTTTGATAGTCCTACCATCATTCCTACTAATACCAATAATCAGCTTCCAGAAATCAGTTTTAACTTACCTCCCTTACAGCTTGTTCAAGGGACAGGAGCGTTTAAAGGTCAAATGGTTAGTATCAAAACAGAGGACAATATTTTCTCTGATTTAACCACTAAACCAGTTAAGCATCTAGCTGATAGTTTAGATGACCCCTATATTGCGGGAGTTTATCATAGTGGTAGTGATCGTTGGAATACCTTACTGGGTGATAATGCAACCATTGCTTTTGAATTAGTATATATTACCCCAGGTTTAATATTTGCTGATAGTAATGGACAAACTTTATTGGATTCAATCGGTCAGCAAACTGAGATTGGTAAAGGGGATGATTTTGCATTTAAACCTTATGTTTATGCTCCACAACTTTCAGAAACTAAAAATTATTCAGCAACATTGAGATTGATTGATCTCAATCCTAATGAGGGAGAACGTTTGTTGCAATCCGGAGAGTTTACAATAAATTTTCAAGCGGTTGGTGTTCCTGAACCGTCTATCTTGTTAGGTTTAGGTGTTTTTGGGTTTGCTGGTTTATGTAGTAAAAAACGTCAATAA